Proteins from one Syngnathus scovelli strain Florida chromosome 9, RoL_Ssco_1.2, whole genome shotgun sequence genomic window:
- the LOC125975298 gene encoding uncharacterized protein, producing the protein MYFYKRERGFQSFQWRLKTTNEYGYVACTNNFINSLDDLCKVRQVVHLSNEDTTAEIRDQEIFVDLLKQLLRPDAGQRPTPNQILQHAFVTMDDLELNHADTFYLKLSCEMMQACQNPNSGTRASHNETASARPTWHIHREHPDIVGISSHITSGLNLDTLNSDPQLSLANQLRSVCLHKSPPQENMWHMAGEPKQKEDQEQRGSSVMMTSKSAKSEPPPQNSNQVPKSTNRDGDQTPKTARSINTKRRKWKTNPGAIRTTQGKGKLKRRRRPTPSRTRESPITKKRKMNPIEPPTTESSNESTAKPAEPSVKTKSRGALAKRKIPKRKRTRNTYSARRRRNQSAGKLKAANTREWNNQTQGPSEITKRSGVGNDNTKKHKDKT; encoded by the exons ATGTATTTTTACAAGAGGGAGCGAGGCTTCCAGTCATTTCAGTGGAGACTAAAG ACGACCAACGAATATGGCTACGTGGCTTGcaccaacaattttatcaactcTCTGGATGACCTTTGTAAG GTCAGACAAGTGGTCCACCTGTCAAATGAGGACACCACAGCAGAAATCCGAGACCAAGAGATCTTTGTGGATTTGCTGAAGCAGCTGCTAAGACCTGACGCCGGCCAGCGACCGACCCCCAATCAAATTCTACAGCACGCCTTCGTCACTATGGATGACCTTGAGCTCAACCACGCCGACACCTTCTA CTTGAAACTGAGCTGCGAAATGATGCAGGCCTGTCAGAATCCAAATTCGGGAACTCGGGCTTCACACAATGAGACCGCAAGCGCTCGTCCCACTTGGCATATCCACCGGGAACATCCCGACATCGTGGGCATCTCGTCACACATCACGAGTGGCCTCAATTTGGACACGCTCAATTCGGATCCGCAATTGAGCCTTGCGAATCAGCTCCGTTCAGTTTGCCTCcacaagtcgccgccccaggaAAATATGTGGCACATGGCAGG AGAACCAAAACAGAAGGAGGATCAGGAGCAACGAG GGTCTTCCGTCATGATGACTAGCAAATCGGCTAAATCTGAGCCTCCGCCACAAAACAGCAATCA AGTGCCTAAAAGTACCAACCGAGATGGTGACCAAACACCAAAGACGGCAAGGAGCATCAA CACCAAGAGGAGGAAATGGAAAACCAATCCGGGCGCCATCCGCACAACACAAG GAAAAGGAAAATTGAAAAGAAGAAGGCGACCCACACCGAGCAGAACAAG GGAGTCGCCAATAACAAAGAAGAGAAAAATGAATCCAATAGAACCCCCGACAACGGAAAGTAGTAATGAGTCTACGGCTAAACCAGCAGAGCCCAGTGT AAAAACTAAATCTAGAGGCGCCCTGGCGAAACGTA AAATTCCAAAGCGCAAAAGGACACGGAACACTTACTCGGCCCGGAGAAGGAGAAATCAATCTGCGGGGAAATTGAAGGCAGCGAACACCAGAGAATGGAACAACCAAACTCAGGGCCCTTCCGAAATTACAAAGCGCAGTGG TGTGGGCAATGACAACACCAAAAAACACAAAGATAAGACGTGA
- the LOC125975300 gene encoding homeodomain-interacting protein kinase 1-like: protein MAAEQNPPYRVQAKVITSSEEEAVAVLSSLYDADKHLRVLHSPASDYHIMEFLGEGTFGDVVKCLKTATREEVAVKILKQMDALDLFKREARVLKTLMDFDTDKVNLIQCKSIFVDRVYMCLEFEMLDINLLDFMNSRPTKCLLVKEIRPILHQT, encoded by the exons ATGGCTGCAGAGCAG AACCCCCCTTACAGGGTGCAGGCCAAAGTCATCACGTCGTCAGAGGAGGAGGCCGTCGCCGTGCTCTCCTCGCTGTACGACGCCGACAAACACCTGAGGGTCCTCCACTCGCCCGCCTCCGACTACCACATCATGGAGTTCCTGGGGGAAGGCACCTTCGGCGACGTGGTCAAATGTTTGAAGACGGCCACTAGGGAGGAAGTCGCCGTCAAGATCCTCAAGCAAATGGACGCTCTGGACTTGTTTAAGAGAGAG GCCCGGGTGTTGAAAACCTTAATGGATTTCGACACGGACAAAGTCAACCTGATCCAGTGCAAGAGCATCTTTGTGGACAGAGTCTACATGTGTCTCGAGTTTGAGATGTTGGATATCAACTTGTTGGACTTCATGaacagcagacccaccaagtgcCTTCTGGTCAAGGAGATCCGACCCATTCTGCATCAG ACCTGA
- the LOC125975296 gene encoding raftlin, whose translation MGCGLRKMKPTSAEKSPGKIYSTLKRPQVETKVGVAYTYRYLDFLIGKDGGTSTLRLSSVRELPEQLQELYQQGFLLAAIHPFIHPCGPESNSPQHQLYRAILVQINDGVDRRQAVCPPCRLQLEQCVPAEQVPTPEIIQGYVKKQIQDAAEQGVTFVGFVQEPYGAPCTMIREPDTPSLSLHSSPSSVLGSLGSCSPSDPSSPNRHGHPGKETNACENSGNHSGGLSVASSPISEELTEEAESLCQNNSAPETKQRSRYQQRTCGAELLALFNHPAVREGGTVKYYTVKVPLRVHAGINGGGDVREVEANWLDHMTQHFNNGASLVDGHFYLGDIDDLLPKSVESVFVFQEASEGEANTTYDAIVVEQWTVIDGLQVKADYVPLLQSLAMYGWRLTCVLPTPVIKTNSDGSLATKQIVFLQRPVLSRKQKESKKLIFKPRGKANKNGIKNKEKKTKPKSEKGIPDRKENGEKPNEQDEKIEDQNAVKVETVQTKEEAEVVEEIEKETFELDEEGLAESPERTDVQEVTETAADEKDDQIKDEQEVEVSVENGLETDEDKNEDEPDQNQGTIEESVGLDLKDKGTVADSQSPNEILQE comes from the exons GCGGGACGTCCACGTTGCGTCTGTCGTCGGTGCGAGAGCTGCCGGAACAGTTGCAGGAGCTTTACCAGCAAGGCTTCCTCCTGGCCGCCATCCACCCGTTCATCCACCCCTGCGGCCCGGAATCAAACAGCCCGCAACATCAACTCTACCGAGCCATCTTGGTTCAGATCAACGATGG GGTGGACAGGAGGCAGGCGGTGTGCCCGCCGTGCAGGCTGCAGTTGGAGCAGTGTGTGCCCGCAGAGCAGGTGCCAACCCCGGAGATCATCCAGGGCTACGTCAAGAAG CAGATCCAGGACGCGGCCGAGCAGGGTGTCACATTTGTGGGCTTCGTGCAAGAACCCTACGGGGCACCCTGCACCATGATCCGAGAACCAGACACCCCCTCGCTTTCCCTGCACTCCAGCCCCAGCTCTGTGCTGGGCTCCCTGGGGAGCTGCAGCCCCTCCGACCCCTCCAGTCCCAACCGCCACGGACATCCAGGAAAGGAGACAAACGCGTGCGAGAACTCGGGGAATCACTCGGGGGGACTCTCCGTGGCTTCGTCACCGATATCTGAGGAGTTGACGGAGGAGGCGGAGTCACTGTGCCAGAACAACAGCGCACCAGAGACAAAGCAGAGGAGCAGATACCAACAGAGAACCTGTG GGGCTGAACTTCTGGCTTTGTTCAACCACCCGGCGGTGCGTGAGGGGGGCACGGTGAAGTACTACACGGTCAAGGTGCCGCTGAGAGTGCACGCCGGCATCaacggcggcggcgacgtccGAGAGGTGGAAGCTAACTGGCTGGATCACATGACGCAGCACTTTAACAACGGAGCCTCCCTGGTCGACGGGCATTTCTACCTCGGAGACATTGACG ATTTGCTTCCAAAGTCGGtggagagcgtctttgtgttccaGGAAGCCAGCGAAGGCGAGGCCAATACTACCTACGACGCCATCGTGGTGGAGCAGTGGACCGTCATTGAC GGTTTACAGGTGAAGGCTGACTACGTCCCCCTGCTGCAGTCCTTGGCGATGTACGGCTGGAGACTCACCTGTGTGCTGCCAACGCCCGTCATCAAGACCAACAG TGATGGCAGTCTGGCGACCAAGCAGATTGTGTTTCTGCAGCGACCAGTCCTGAGCCGGAAGCAGAAGGAATCCAAG AAACTGATCTTCAAACCTCGTGGTAAGGCCAACAAGAATGGCatcaaaaacaaagagaagaaGACAAAACCCAAATCGGAAAAAGGCATTCCCGATCGTAAGGAAAATGGCGAGAAACCAAATGAGCAAGATGAAAAGATTGAAGACCAGAACGCTGTCAAGGTTGAAACTGTTCAAACAAAGGAAGAAGCGGAAGTCGTAGAAGAGATAGAAAAGGAAACCTTTGAACTTGACGAGGAGGGATTGGCAGAGTCTCCGGAGAGGACAGACGTCCAAGAAGTCACAGAAACTGCGGCTGACGAAAAAGACGATCAGATCAAGGACGAGCAAGAAGTTGAAGTTTCAGTGGAAAATGGCCTAGAAACGGACGAAGATAAAAATGAAGATGAACCAGACCAGAACCAAGGCACGATTGAAGAATCAGTTGGCCTGGACCTCAAGGACAAGGGTACGGTGGCAGATTCACAGAGCCCGAATGAAATCCTCCAAGAGTAG